The genomic interval CCAGAGCTCCTGGGGTCTGAGTCTGGAAGCTGCTATGATCAGGCCGCCCCAGGTgattcagatttattttctcctaGCTGAGAAAAATCTCAGACTGTggggctcctgactggctcagtgggtgggtggggcgtgaggctcttgatcttggtgttgtgggttcgagccccatgtggggtgtagagattattttttaaaaataaaaataaaaccgtaaaaaaaaaaaaaaagaaaagagaaatttcagcTTGTGTGACCCTCCTTTACCCCCTCCTTATCCTATGTCCTCCCCTTCTGGTGCTGAGGGGAaataaggaagggaagaagatacAGAGTGGAGgcgggagggaggtgaggggttggggggagtagTGAGAAGGTCGGTCACACCTTTGGAAGACATTTCCAAAGAACTTAGGGAGGCTGCTTTTCTGAGGACCaactccctctccttctccctgctccctctgtcaGCATTTTGGGGTGGGGTCAGGGCCGAGGatgtgggaagagaagaggggacCCTCAGAAACCGCCGCTCTTGGGGGGTGGGGCCTGTGACcttgggcccctcccccacttgactGTCCCGCCCCCGGAATGTTGGAACGTTCCATGGCAGTTAGGGGCCCGGTCCTACGGAATAGGTCGTTTCTTTCCCAGACCCCAGGCCCTGTGGTGGCAAGGACTCTGCCTGCTACAAATATTTAAGGGATGAGGGACCACTGAGCCCAGCAAGGGAAGGTGGAGATGGGGTGGAGGTtaggaggagagacagggaatgctcaaggtgggggcaggggacttTAGGGCTGGATTTCCCGGGTCGGTAGGAAAAAAGGATGAGCATCCAAACCCTGGCGAGGGAAGGGGGGGCTGGGAAGCGGGACGGGGCGGAGGGGAGCCTGGCCCAAGAAGAGAGCTGGCCGGCTGACCCCAGCGGTGCCAGGCAGGTGCCCGGGGAGCACCCCTCAGAGCCCGGGAGAATCTCCGTGCCGCCCCTGTGGTGGAGGATGACGCACAACTCCCGCTGGGTAGCGCGGGTGCTGGCCTCGGAGCTCAGCCTCGTCGCCTTCATCCTGCTGCTGGCCATGGTGTTCTCCAAGAAGTGGCTGTGCCTCTCCGGGAGCCGCGTCTACCAGCGCTGGCCCAGCAACGTCAGCTCGAGAATCTACACGTCGGCTCGTCTCATGTCCATGGGGCTCCTGCACATCTGCAAATCCAAGAGCTGCTCCAGCTCCGAAAACGGGAAAGGTGAGACCCTCCACACCCCCGTCGCCGTCCCGGGGAACCGGCCCGCCTCGGTCACGCCATCTGCTCCCCGTGGCCTCGTCCCCTCCCTCTGGTCGTCCCCAGTGCTGTTTCCCTGCAAGATGGCCTCACCGGCAGAGACCGCCGAGGATGGGTTTTCGTTCTCCCATCCGTCCCGGCCAGAGGGTTCTGCCTGACCCAAGGGAAGGTACCATTCCTCTGGAGGAGCTCAGAGCCCAGTCTGCGCCTGTGACAATGTTGCCAGGGGCACGACTCTCAGGGAATGTCAATCATTCAATCACACAACACCCATTATATTGGGAGAAGAGCCTCCTTGGAGGTGGGGATTTCCTTCCCCTAGGCTTGCAAACCCCGAGCTTCAGGGGAGTCCCCAGAATGCTGTCTCCCAGGCCCGGGTCCcagcctcttttcttcccttctccctcaggCCCTGCTTTTCTGGGCCAGCTCTGGGTTTCCCTGTCTGGtttccctgctccttccttcccGGCGTCCTTGCAGCCTTTCACTTCTAGTTCTTGTTCATCTGACCTCCCCTCCCGGCGCTGGGCCTCCTTTCTCAGCTCTCGTGCAAAACCGGAgcgtttttggtttttttttttttttttttaatgttcatttatttacttttgagagagcgtgaacatgcaggggaggggcagagaaagagggagacgcagaatcccaagcaggctctaccctgttagcgcagagcctgacgtggggcctgatcccacaaactaCGATCATGAGCTaaagttaagagtcagatgctcaacctactgagccaccaggcacccgttaaattatttatttatttatttatttattttgcgagagagtgagagagaaagagcatgaacggaggggaggggcagagagaatcccaagcaggctctgcaatgtcagcacagagccggacccggggctcgatctcgagcactgtgagatcatgacctgacctgaaatcaagagtccactgcttaacccactgagccacccaggtgcccctatttattattatgtgttaaagattttatttatttattttttcaacgttttttatttatttttgggacagagagagacagagcatgaacgggggaggggcagagagagagggagacacagaatctgaaacaggctccaggctccgagccatcagcccagagcctgacgcggggctcgaactcacggaccgcgagatcgtgacctggctgaagtcggacgcttaaccgactgcgccacccaggcgcccctaaagattttatttttaagtaatctccatgtccaatgtggggcccgaactcacaaccccgagatcaagagttgcacacttcaccgactgagccaggctttaaaaaaaaaaaccaaaaaaaacaaccaggggcgcctgggtggctcagttggttaagcatccgacttcagcctgggtcacgatctcgcggtccatgagttcgagccccacgtcgggctctgggctgatggctcggagcctggagcctgcttccgattctgtgtctccctctctctctgcccctcccccgttcatgctctgtctctctctctctgtctcaaaaataaataaacattaaaaaaaataaaaaataaactgaacaaaTTTCGAATGGTTTTTATACAGCTGGACTCAGTCTTCATAAACAATTTTAtgtcttctaaattattttaatttaatttatagtgTTTTAAATATGTCTATAAAGATACAGTAAACGTTTCCATATTATAATAGATGGGACattgggtcagtcagttgagtgtccgacttcgggtctggtcatgatctcacggttcatgggttcaggcctcacattaggctctatgctaacagcttggagcctgcttcggattctctgtctccctttctctgcccctctcccacccgtgctctctccctcacaagtaaacattaagaaaatatatgaattaatAGATATATATCAAGTAAATGGATTGTCACCTTTTTACTTGACTTTTATTCTTCCATTCTTGGCAAAGTTTATTTCCAATGTCATATTTGTGAAAAAAGGAGCAACAAATTTGTTAatcataaagttttttttctcccctgtgtTTAGTATGAATTCTTTGGTATAGATTTCCCAAAGTGGCTTGGctggatgaaagaatgaaatattttaagtttttggggggttttatttatttatttgcttatttattttgagtgagagggagagagagagagcttgtggggaaggggcagacagaggggggagacagggaatcccaagcacgttccgtgctgtcagtgtggagcctcctgtggggcttgaactcacatactgggagatcatgacctgagccgaagttggacacctaaccgactgagccacccgggccctcctccccagcccactTTTCTATTGAGTTATTCATTTTCGTATGGTTGGGATTTTCAAACAATCTCCATGGTAAGAATCcttgccggggtgcctgggtggctcagtcggttaagcgtctgacttcggttcaggtcatgatctcacagttcgtgggttcgagccctgcgtcggcttctgtgctgacagctcggagcccggagcctgcttcggattcggtgtctccctctctctccgcccctcccccgctcatactctgcctgtctctctctctcaaaaataaataaacattaaaaaaaaaaaagaacccttgcCTATTTAATAAGTGAAAGTCACGTTTCATTGTTACCTCAAATGTGCATTTCTTCGAGTATTAACTTTTTCTCGTAATTActcatttgattatattttttttctcctgtgaatCCTGAGTTCGTCctgtattctcattttctccagACAGTTTTAAGCTGTGGGAAAATCACCCGGTCTTCGGGGTGGCCCGGATAACCTTCTGCCTGACCCTGGGGCTGGGCTTTGTCTTCACCGTCTGGTTGCACCTGCCGTATCTACCCGGTCTGAAGAGACTGCCCTTCTTTAGCTGGATCGGGACCATCCTGAGCTTCTTTGAAGGTACCCCCAGCTCTGGGAATGGAGCTCAGTTTCTCACAAGCCACATCTTCCTGGGcactcctccctcttccttcctttggggggtggggtggggcaggggtgtgggtggGCGCTGAGAATGGAGTCCccccatttccccccccccccccgtgtcccTGGAGAGGTGGAGTTGGGTGGGGCTGCGCTAAGTCAGCACCGAAGGGAGCATCCTTGGGGGATTCTTAGGTGAGAAGATCTCTTGGCTTCCTGTCTCCCAGTTACCTTTATCTTCTCTACCCTCCTGCTGTTCCCTATTAACCTCTGGATCTTTGAGCTGAAGAGGAATTTATCTGTCCCCATCGGCTGGAGCTATTTCATAGGCTGGCTGGTGTTTGTCCTGTACGTCACCTGCGGTGAGTGGCCTGGCGGTCCTGGGAAGGAGGTGGCTCAGGGCAGGAAGGAgcgtggagggagggaggggctggtaaGGCCCGGAGGTGGGGAGGTAGGTTCTTAGGATTCGCGTCCCCTTGGGCCTCACCTCGCCTGGCCTGCCGCTTTCCTCCTCCGTTCTCCACATTTCCTGTCCCCCATCCCTTTGTCCTTTGCCAGCAGCCCTCTGCCACTTCAACCACAAACACTTCTGGAGCGTGATTGTGAACTGTCCCCGCCGGGCCGCGTCCTGCAGCAATGGTTCCAGCTCAGTACAGAACTTTCCGAGTGAGCCGGGGGTCTCACACACCTCGGGCAAGCAGGAGGAAGTCCCGGATCCGGAGCGAGAGAAGGCCTCTCCGTAACCTTTTCCGAAATCCTGGCGCCGACTTCGGCCGCCCCTCGTCCGAATCCCTCTCCTCATCCTTTCTCGAAGCCCTGGGTAGGTTGGCTCTCCTCGCCTCGAGGACTTAGAGAGGGAGGATTTTAGGTCAGCCTCGCACTTGCCCTCCTCGTTCCTGCCGGCTGACAGCGGGGCCGATGGGGAATAAATTGTCTCTTGCTTACCGTGTCTGGCAGTGGTCGAGACAAGACAACCACTCGAAGAAggcgaggaagggagagagaacaacTTCGTTTCCCGACTCTTCCTGCCTGGGAGCCTTTGGGCCCAGGTGAAAGGCGTCGCGAGAGCTACGCCTTTTTACACTTCGTTACCCGCATCCCAACATTTGCTAGGAGGCGGGGGGCGTGATGAGGAGAGATCGCTTGTGACCAGTGGGTTTACGGGGAGTGAACGACCCAAGAGCAAACTGGCCACAAGGTGAGAGGCAGGTTACCCGGGCCGTGGCTGTACCGTGTGTGCTGGGCAGCCATCCCACCTCCTGTGTCCTCGGGTGACCAAGAGGTCCCAGCGCCCTGGGCCAGGGTATCACCGGCGCCAACTCCGACTCCAATTCCACCCCGGCCTCCGTCCACACCTTCTCCTCCGCCACTCCGTCGCCACCGCTCTCGACTCCACCAGTTCTGCCACCCCTCTGGGCGGCTCCTGCTCTCCGACCAAGCTTCCCGTGTAACGGCAGGAATAAAAACCGTGAGAGTCAGGCCCTACGATCGAGACACAGGTTGTCCTTTTGGATTACGAACTTCGTCCAGCCTCACGAACACGTGCGGCACCTGCCTGGGGCAGCACCGGCAATGACCACTGGGATTCAGGCATCCCGCACAGAGAGGCTGGTCTCCCCGGAGAGCCGCTGTGGCTGATCTGTCGAATCCTTCCAGATGGAGCCGCCATGCCAGCCGGCCAGAGAGAAGGCGCAAAGTCCGAGTGGGGTGGATAGACGAAAGCTGTACGTCTTAGCGGGTCGAGCCGTCCGACACTGCCGTTTCAGCGGTTAAATGCTGCCCATTTCATATGGTTCGACCTAATACGTCTGACtgatttctatttgatttttttttggctcttttgAGATTCTTGTCCTTAACCATACCCGACGAGCGGTGGGCAGCTTCTTGGCTCCAGGCAAACAGTCTGAGCAAAGAATATGTGGGCTTGAAATCTGGGCCGAGAAGCACCCCACAAATCCAGACTCATTGTCTCCCTCGTGCTTCTTCCCCCCGTAGCGAGGATTTATTGATTTGGTCATCCTTGGGGAAGAAACAACAAGCAAATGTAGGTCACGATCGGAGAAAGGGATTTGGTCATTGGAAAGAAGTCATAAACTCAAATGCCTACAGGGGTGAGACTATCTGCCTCCTACATACATAAAGGGGGCTATGCTTCCAGTCTATGtataattttcctcttttgataAAGACCTAGTATAatcttttgctgcataacaaattaccccaaacttggtggcttaaaataataaacattatctcACGTAGTTTCCGGGATCAGGAATCTGGGAGCAGCTTAGCTGAATGGTTCTTGCTCAGGGTCTCTCACGAGGTCATAGTCaagatgtcagctggggctgcagtcatctgaaggctcgactggggctggaggatctaCTTCCAGTGTGGTTCACTCATATGACTGTCGACGGTTCCTTGCCACAGGGGCCTCTTTCATGGGCTGCTAGGTTGTCGAGAGCTCGTGTCCCCCAGAGTGAGTGATCTAAGAGAGAacgaggaaggaggaagaggaggaagtgtCCGTGCCCTTATACACTGTTACTTTCACCACACAAATCAGCTGAAATTTCGGAATTCCACTGTGTTGCAAGGGAGGAACTAAGTCCTCCTCATGGGGCCTTTAAGGATTATTCCAACAAAGCTGTGGAAATTGCACTCAGAGAGGCATTTGAAATTGGAGGGTTCATTATATCCACAGGTCCTAGGAGAGGTCCACATTCCACATGGAGGCCACATGGAAGGAAAGCCCAGAGAGCAGGCTCAACCACGCAGATGGGGAGCTGAGAGAGTGAGGACCCGTGGCCAAGGGCCTTTATTGGGGTCAAGCAAACGTCTGAGGGATTTTCATTGGTGCATTTGGATGTCACTAGGTTATAGTCAGGGGAGGGCAAGAAGAGGAACTTGTGGCAGGAGCCAGCCTTGTCACACTCGGTGCACCTGTCACCTGGTAAGGTGCTCACAGTCTCATCGTGGAGCTGTTGAGGCATCCGGCAGAGACGAAGTTTTAAGCATTCGTGATACACTGGCCGTCTGTTATGGGCCGAGTTGTGTCTCCCCCAGAATTCATACGTtggagccctaacccccagtacccCAGAATGTAACTAGCTGGAGATAGGGTCTTACGAGGTGCACAGGAAAGACCGGGCGGGAAGGTTCGCATCTGCAAGCCACGTAAGAGAGGTCTCAGAAAGAGACCAAACCTATTAcacttgaccttggacttccagcctctagaattgggagaaaataaatttctgttgtttaaaggaCCTAGTCTGTGGCGCTTTGTTACGGCTGCCCTAGCAAACAAATGCGCCGCCTAAATTGGGTCCAGGTGCAGGTAAGGCTCTTGAGATGCAATGCCTTAAATACAGGGAGTCAAGTGCAGCTCCTCTCAGTCTGCATACCTGTGAACTAGAGAGACATGTGACCACCCCCCACACAGCCAGAAACCATGGCAGGCAGGGCAGTCAAGGGGTAACCGTGACAGACGCTGCTGTTTACAAAGGGGGATAATGGCATAtaatgaacactgagtaatgtatagaattattgaatcgttatgttgtacacttgaaactaatgtaacactgtatgttcatcatactccaaaaaaaaaaaacaaaaaacaaaaaacggggaGGGGAATATGAATGAGGGACACAACAGGGAGTCATTGGTTCATAGCACTTCTGAAATCCAGCTGGGAAAATGTTGAAATTTCCTTGATGGAGACTCAGTCCTGgagcgtccgggtggctca from Panthera leo isolate Ple1 chromosome E1, P.leo_Ple1_pat1.1, whole genome shotgun sequence carries:
- the ODF4 gene encoding outer dense fiber protein 4; protein product: MSIQTLAREGGAGKRDGAEGSLAQEESWPADPSGARQVPGEHPSEPGRISVPPLWWRMTHNSRWVARVLASELSLVAFILLLAMVFSKKWLCLSGSRVYQRWPSNVSSRIYTSARLMSMGLLHICKSKSCSSSENGKDSFKLWENHPVFGVARITFCLTLGLGFVFTVWLHLPYLPGLKRLPFFSWIGTILSFFEVTFIFSTLLLFPINLWIFELKRNLSVPIGWSYFIGWLVFVLYVTCAALCHFNHKHFWSVIVNCPRRAASCSNGSSSVQNFPSEPGVSHTSGKQEEVPDPEREKASP